The genomic segment GACGTAGTCCTCCTTCTCGTAGTCCAGCTGGTCCTGCACGTCGATGTCCGGGGCCACCGCGTCCAGCGTCGCGACCGCGACCACCTCGTGTTGCACCCGCCGCTCGCCGCGCATCCGGAACGACGAGGTTCGCCGCCAGTTCGCCGGCCCGACGCGCGCCGGGTCGAGCCGCAGGCCGGTCTCCTCGCGCAGTTCCCGGACCGCGGCGTCGACGTACGTCTCGCCGGGCTCGATGCCGCCGCCGGGCAGCTCCCACCAGTACCCGAGCTCCGGCATCGTCAGCTCCCGGGCGCGGAACAGCAGGACCGCGCCGGTGGCGTCGCGCACCACCAGCCGGACGACGTCTCGTTCCAGCACCGGCAGATCGTCGGGTAGTTCGATCATCGGCTCCTCACACCGTGTCGGGCCGGCCGGCGCGGGGCACGCCGGGCCGCGGCCGGACGAAGAGCGCCGCGACGTTGCTGCCGGCCTGGTAGAGGTGATGCCGGAGTATCTCGTAGCGCAGCCGGCGCGGCGTGAACCCGTGGTAGATCACCACGTGTTCGAGCCGGTGCACGCCGGGCCGGTCGGCGAAGCCGCGCGCCGCGTCCCGGATGGCGACCAGCTCGCCGACGCTCAGCTGCAGCCGGTGCTCGCGCGGCTGCCAGGTCGTGCCGAGCGGGTAGTCGCGCCGCGGCCGGTCGGTCATCTCGACGTGGGTACCGAGCACCGCGCTCACCGGCCGTTCCCCGGTCAGCGCGACCATCCGGTCCAG from the Actinocatenispora thailandica genome contains:
- a CDS encoding NUDIX hydrolase codes for the protein MIELPDDLPVLERDVVRLVVRDATGAVLLFRARELTMPELGYWWELPGGGIEPGETYVDAAVRELREETGLRLDPARVGPANWRRTSSFRMRGERRVQHEVVAVATLDAVAPDIDVQDQLDYEKEDYVGFRWLPVDQIVGSSEQFYPGRLPALLPDVLAGKDIDEPFELFS